The Cupriavidus necator N-1 DNA window CGGCAAAGCAACTGGCGCGCACGCGCAACTTTGATGGCACCGTGCACCTGATTTTCCAGCCGGCCGAGGAAATCGGCGCGGGCGGCGGCGCCGAGCGCATGCTGGCCGACGGGCTGTTCGAGCGCTTTCCCTGCGATGCGATCTTCGGGCTGCACAACCATCCGGGGGTGGAGCAGGGCAGTTTCCTGTTCCGCTCGGGCCCCTTCATGGCGGCGTGCGACACGGTCACCATCACCATCCGCGGCAAGGGCGGCCACGCCGCGCGCCCGCACCAGTCGGTCGATCCGATCCTGGTGGCAGGCAGCCTGGTGATGGCACTGCAGTCGGTGGTGGCGCGCTATGTCGACCCGAACGAGACCGCAGTGGTGACGATCGGCACGCTGCACGCCGGCCACGCGCCTAATGTGATCCCGGACAATGCGCGCATGGAGATCAGCGTGCGCTCGTTCAACCCCGAGGTGCGCGCATCGGTGGAGAACCGCATCCGCCAGCTGGCCACCTCGCACGCGGAGGGCTACGGCGCGGTGGCCGAAGTCGACTACGTGCGCGGCTACCCGGTGCTGGTCAACAGCGAGCGCGAGACCGAGTTCGCGCGCCAGGTGGCCGAGGAGCTGGTCGGCGCCGACAAGGTGGTGGACCAGGCCGCGCGCATCGCCGGCAGCGAGGACTTTGCCTACTTCCTGCAGCAGCGCCCGGGCTGCTTCGTGCGGCTGGGCAACGGCGCCAACCAGCCGCTGCTGCACAACGCCGGCTACGACTTCAACGACGATAACCTGACCGTCGGCGCGGCCTACTGGACGCGGCTGGTGGAGCGCTACCTGAAGCGCTGACCGGCCCGGCGCCCCGCTCAGCGGAAGAACGCACTTGGCGGCACGCCGAACTGCCGCCTGAACATGGTCGCAAACGCGCTCGGGCTGTCGTAGCCCAGGTCCAGCGCCACATCCACCACCTTGCTGCCGGCAGCCAGCTTCTCCAGCGCCGCCAGCAGGCGCGCCTGCTGGCGCCATTGCCCGAAGGTCATCCCGGTTTCACGCGCAAAGCGGCGCTGGATGGTCTTGGGGTCCACCTCCAGCCGTGAACCCCAGTCCGCCAGCGTCAGCGCCGTATCGGGCGCGCCGGTGATGGCATCGCAGATCTGCCGCAGGCTGCCATCGGCCGGGCGCGGCAGGTGCAGCGGCAGCGACGGCACCAGCATCACTTCATCGAGCAACAGCCGCATCAGCCGCGCGTCGCGCGTGTCGGGGGCGTAGGGCAGGGGGATGTCGATCGCCGCCAGGATCAGCTCGCGCAGCAGCGCTGAGATGCCCAGGACGGTGCAGCGCTGCGGCAGGTCGGGCGCGGCATCGGGGCGGATATAGGCGGTGCGCATCTGCACCCGGCCGACCATGCGGATCCAGTGCGTGGTGCCGCCCGGCATCCACATGCCGCGCGTGGGCGGCACGATCCACTGGCCTTCGGCGGTGGCCACCACCATCACGCCGTGCACTGCATGGATCAGCTGCGCGTGCGGATGCTGGTGCGGGTTGGTCACGTGGCCGGGCAGGTAGTCGGCGGCCATGGCGGTGACGGGCAGGGGGCTGCGGTCGAAGCGGACGTAGGGCGGGGGCTCGGCGTAGGTGTCGGCCAGCGCCAGCGTCTCGGGCGTGGGGGCGGGGGGCGCATGCTGGTCGCGGCGGCGGGCCGCGCCGGAAGCAGAAAGGGGGCGAGGGGCGCGCGGCATGTCCTTTTCTCCAAGGTTACGGACCTATTCTCGCAGGACAGGCGCCGGGGCGCCAGCTAGCATCGGTGCTAAATTCCATCCAGGCCGGCGCCCCCGCTGGCCGCTTTCCGTCTGTCGAGAGCCGCCAATGAGCACAACCATCGACTCCGCGCCTGCTGGCGCGACACCATCCGCGACATCCCCCCAGGCCGAACGCACCGGTTTCCGCGTGCTGTCGGCGATCAGCTTCGCCCACTTCCTCAACGACATGATCCAGTCGTTGATCCTGGCGATCTATCCGATGCTCAAGGGGGGCTTCAACCTGAGCTTCACCCAGATCGGCCTGCTGACCATGACCTACCAGGTCACGGCGTCGCTGCTGCAGCCGGTGGTGGGCCTGTACACCGACAAGCATCCCAAGCCGCATTCGCTGGCCATCGCCATGGCGTTCACGCTGGCGGGCCTGCTGCTGCTGTCGGTGGCGCCGACCTACGGCGTGCTGCTGGTGGCCGCCGCGCTGGTCGGCACGGGGTCGTCGATCTTCCACCCTGAGTCGTCGCGCGTGGCGCGCATGGCCTCTGGCGGCCAG harbors:
- a CDS encoding M20 aminoacylase family protein is translated as MSEHAPEIESYLGTTLTASPASPLKHRYCALADTLDSRAELEVIRRNIHQHPELAFDEVRTSGLVASLLEAWGYTVTRGVGGTGVVGTLRCGDSGHSVGIRADMDALPIHERTALPYASVNAGRMHACGHDGHTAILLGAAKQLARTRNFDGTVHLIFQPAEEIGAGGGAERMLADGLFERFPCDAIFGLHNHPGVEQGSFLFRSGPFMAACDTVTITIRGKGGHAARPHQSVDPILVAGSLVMALQSVVARYVDPNETAVVTIGTLHAGHAPNVIPDNARMEISVRSFNPEVRASVENRIRQLATSHAEGYGAVAEVDYVRGYPVLVNSERETEFARQVAEELVGADKVVDQAARIAGSEDFAYFLQQRPGCFVRLGNGANQPLLHNAGYDFNDDNLTVGAAYWTRLVERYLKR
- a CDS encoding AraC family transcriptional regulator, producing MPRAPRPLSASGAARRRDQHAPPAPTPETLALADTYAEPPPYVRFDRSPLPVTAMAADYLPGHVTNPHQHPHAQLIHAVHGVMVVATAEGQWIVPPTRGMWMPGGTTHWIRMVGRVQMRTAYIRPDAAPDLPQRCTVLGISALLRELILAAIDIPLPYAPDTRDARLMRLLLDEVMLVPSLPLHLPRPADGSLRQICDAITGAPDTALTLADWGSRLEVDPKTIQRRFARETGMTFGQWRQQARLLAALEKLAAGSKVVDVALDLGYDSPSAFATMFRRQFGVPPSAFFR